The following proteins come from a genomic window of Paenibacillus swuensis:
- the hslV gene encoding ATP-dependent protease subunit HslV, translated as MGEIPTFHATTIFAIRHEGRGAIAGDGQVTFGNNMVMKASAKKVRRLYRGKVIAGFAGSVADAITLFEKFENKLEEHHGNLQRAAVELAKDWRSDRVLRKLEAMMIVMDATGLLLISGNGEIIEPDDGILAIGSGGSFALAAGRAMKRHASTMEAKEIARGALQVAAEICVFTNENIIVEEI; from the coding sequence ATGGGAGAAATTCCGACATTTCACGCGACAACGATTTTTGCGATACGCCATGAGGGAAGAGGGGCTATTGCCGGAGACGGGCAAGTGACATTTGGTAACAACATGGTCATGAAGGCGTCTGCTAAGAAGGTCCGCCGTCTGTATAGGGGAAAAGTGATTGCCGGTTTTGCGGGCTCCGTTGCAGATGCCATAACTTTATTTGAGAAATTCGAGAATAAACTTGAAGAACATCACGGCAACCTGCAGCGTGCAGCCGTAGAATTAGCTAAAGACTGGCGGTCCGACCGGGTGTTGCGAAAGTTGGAAGCCATGATGATTGTGATGGATGCGACCGGTTTATTGCTGATTTCAGGCAACGGTGAAATTATTGAGCCGGATGACGGAATTCTCGCAATCGGATCGGGCGGAAGTTTTGCGTTGGCAGCAGGCAGGGCTATGAAGCGTCATGCTTCAACAATGGAAGCGAAAGAAATTGCCCGGGGCGCGTTACAAGTGGCTGCGGAAATTTGTGTCTTTACGAATGAAAATATTATTGTTGAAGAAATATAA
- the hslU gene encoding ATP-dependent protease ATPase subunit HslU produces the protein MDQQSLTPRQIVSELNKYIVGQHKAKKSVAVALRNRYRRSKLDEQLRDEIVPKNILMIGPTGVGKTEIARRLAKLAGAPFIKIEATKFTEVGYVGRDVESMVRDLAEISIRMVKSERTEMVKDEALVMANERIVSIIVPSAAKAKNGRNPFEMLFGGTGGTASTEPEEQDHSLADKRAKIRAKLEEGLLEEEIIEIEVEDSTPSMFDMLAGQGNEQMGMNMQEMFGNFMPKKLKKRKLPVKEARKALVQEEAQKLIDMDDVISESVRRTEQTGIIFIDEIDKIAGSGRGNGPDVSREGVQRDILPIVEGSTIMTKYGPIRTDYILFIAAGAFHISKPSDLIPELQGRFPIRVELSNLSVEDFVSILTEPKNALTKQYTALLETEGIRVEFSDDAIKEIATIAATVNSNTENIGARRLHTILEKLLEDLSFEASDIPLEEMMITPEYVREKLSDIAQNKDLSQYIL, from the coding sequence ATGGATCAACAATCCTTAACCCCAAGACAGATTGTTTCCGAGCTTAATAAATATATCGTGGGACAACACAAAGCCAAGAAATCCGTTGCTGTCGCTTTACGCAATCGCTATCGCAGGAGCAAGTTAGATGAGCAATTAAGGGATGAAATTGTACCTAAGAATATATTGATGATCGGACCAACGGGCGTTGGAAAGACTGAAATAGCCCGGCGGCTGGCCAAACTTGCGGGCGCGCCTTTCATAAAAATAGAAGCCACTAAATTCACGGAAGTCGGATATGTCGGACGTGATGTGGAATCTATGGTGCGCGATCTTGCTGAAATTTCGATTCGTATGGTGAAGTCGGAAAGAACCGAAATGGTTAAAGACGAAGCCTTGGTTATGGCCAATGAAAGAATTGTCTCTATTATCGTTCCGTCCGCGGCTAAAGCGAAAAACGGACGAAACCCGTTCGAGATGTTGTTCGGCGGCACAGGAGGCACGGCTTCGACAGAACCGGAAGAACAAGATCATTCACTTGCGGATAAACGAGCGAAAATTCGGGCAAAGTTGGAAGAAGGACTTCTTGAAGAGGAAATTATAGAGATTGAAGTTGAAGATTCAACTCCTTCTATGTTTGATATGCTTGCCGGACAAGGGAATGAGCAGATGGGAATGAATATGCAGGAAATGTTCGGCAATTTCATGCCCAAGAAGCTCAAAAAAAGAAAACTTCCCGTTAAGGAAGCAAGAAAAGCCTTAGTACAGGAAGAAGCCCAAAAGTTGATAGACATGGACGATGTCATCAGCGAATCTGTGCGTCGTACCGAGCAGACAGGGATTATTTTTATTGACGAAATAGACAAAATCGCCGGTTCAGGAAGAGGCAACGGACCCGATGTATCCCGCGAAGGGGTGCAGAGAGACATATTACCTATCGTTGAAGGATCCACAATCATGACGAAATACGGTCCGATCCGAACAGACTATATTCTGTTTATCGCGGCCGGCGCGTTTCATATTTCTAAACCATCCGATTTGATTCCGGAATTGCAAGGTCGATTCCCTATTCGTGTTGAACTCAGCAATTTAAGTGTAGAGGATTTTGTATCCATATTGACCGAGCCCAAGAACGCTCTGACGAAACAATACACGGCATTGTTGGAAACCGAAGGCATTCGGGTAGAGTTCTCAGATGATGCCATTAAAGAAATTGCCACCATTGCCGCGACAGTAAACAGCAATACAGAAAATATCGGAGCGCGAAGACTCCATACCATTCTTGAGAAGCTGTTAGAGGATTTATCATTTGAAGCATCTGATATTCCGTTGGAAGAGATGATGATTACACCTGAGTATGTTCGTGAGAAATTATCAGATATTGCTCAGAATAAAGATTTAAGCCAATATATTTTATAG